One Candidatus Cardinium hertigii DNA window includes the following coding sequences:
- a CDS encoding NAD-dependent epimerase/dehydratase family protein translates to MQIFITGIAGFLGSHLAERMLHLGHEAMDMKDSPTWVPKYQGPYVTTALLKGTANRLLLTKKAVTLC, encoded by the coding sequence ATGCAAATTTTTATAACAGGCATCGCTGGGTTTTTAGGGAGTCATTTAGCAGAAAGAATGCTCCACTTGGGACACGAAGCAATGGATATGAAAGACAGCCCAACATGGGTTCCTAAATACCAGGGACCATATGTCACAACCGCACTTTTAAAGGGTACAGCAAACCGGCTTCTTTTGACAAAGAAAGCAGTAACACTTTGTTAG